The genomic DNA AGGCAAGCCGTTGAGCCGTTTTTTTGCCAATACCGGGAAAACGATTGAAACTTTGTATTAAGCGTTCCAGATTTTCAGAGAAAAGCATTTAACCTAAACCGGGAATATTAATTCCGCCTGTAACTTTACTCATTGCATCGTCAGATGCTTCTTTCACATTGCTGATAACTTCTTGTATGGCAGCCGAAATAAGGTCTTCCAGCATTTCTACATCTTCAGAATCAACAACCTGAGGGTCTATTTTTAATGAAACAACTTCATACTGACCGTTCATTTCAATTGTTACCATTCCTCCACCTGTAGAAGCAGTGTAAACTGTATTTGCCAGTTCTTCCTGTTGTTTCATCATTTCTGCCTGCATTTTTTGGGCTTGTTTCATCAATTGCTGCATATTTTTTCCACCGGGAAGCATATTAAACTCCTTATTTTATAGTTTTGTTCTTTATTTGAGGATATGGGGTATCCGTCAAGAAAAAGTTTAGCCACCGAGGACACCGAAGACACCGAGATTTTTATTTTACAAAGAGGAAAAGAAAAAGTTTAACCACTGAGGACACCGAAGACACCGAGATTTTTATTTTACAAAGAGGAAA from Candidatus Cloacimonas sp. includes the following:
- a CDS encoding YbaB/EbfC family nucleoid-associated protein, yielding MLPGGKNMQQLMKQAQKMQAEMMKQQEELANTVYTASTGGGMVTIEMNGQYEVVSLKIDPQVVDSEDVEMLEDLISAAIQEVISNVKEASDDAMSKVTGGINIPGLG